The following are from one region of the Anguilla rostrata isolate EN2019 chromosome 7, ASM1855537v3, whole genome shotgun sequence genome:
- the fam3c gene encoding protein FAM3C isoform X1 — protein sequence MTRCHGMPCSHSRVNPCSGMMRFGGVLKLAVVVFVFFFAVFLVFQLMEINIDFNFGNIFAKNPNFGDNPTRPPRYKCGLSKPCPEGHFAFKMASGAASVVGPKICLEDNILMSGVKNNVGRGINIALINGKTGELIKTDFFDMWAGDVNTLIKFLKTIEDGTVVMMATFDDSATKLNADAKKMIADLGSSSISTLGFRDNWIFVGGKGIKSKSPFEQHIKNNAETNKYEGWPEVLEMEGCIPARQE from the exons tgtTCACATAGCAGAGTAAATCCCTGTTCAGGAATGATGAGATTTGGAG GAGTCCTGAAGCTGGCTGTGGTGGTTTTCgtctttttctttgctgtgttCCTTGTCTTCCAGCTCATGGaaataaacattgattttaACTTTGGAAATATATTTG CAAAGAATCCAAACTTTGGCGATAACC ccaccagaccccctcgGTACAAATGCGGCCTGTCCAAACCATGTCCCGAGGGACACTTTGCCTTTAAGATGGCCAGTGGTGCTGCCAGTGTGGTGGGACCCAAAATTTGCCTGGAAGACAACAT ATTGATGAGCGGAGTGAAGAACAATGTGGGAAGAGGAATTAACATTGCCTTGATCAATG GAAAAACTGGGGAACTCATTAAGACCGATTTCTTTGACATGTGGGCGGGAG ACGTCAACACTCTGATAAAGTTTCTGAAGACCATCGAGGACGGGACCGTTGTGATGATGGCCACCTTTGATGACTCGGCCACCAA ACTCAATGCCGATGCAAAGAAGATGATTGCTGACCTGGGCAGCTCCAGCATCAGCACTCTGGGCTTCAGAGACAACTGGATCTTTGTGGGTGGAAAAGGGATCAAATCCAAGAGTCCATTTGAGCAG cACATAAAGAACAACGCCGAAACCAATAAGTATGAGGGCTGGCCAGAGGTGCTGGAGATGGAGGGCTGCATCCCCGCCAGACAAGAGTGA
- the fam3c gene encoding protein FAM3C isoform X2, translating into MMRFGGVLKLAVVVFVFFFAVFLVFQLMEINIDFNFGNIFAKNPNFGDNPTRPPRYKCGLSKPCPEGHFAFKMASGAASVVGPKICLEDNILMSGVKNNVGRGINIALINGKTGELIKTDFFDMWAGDVNTLIKFLKTIEDGTVVMMATFDDSATKLNADAKKMIADLGSSSISTLGFRDNWIFVGGKGIKSKSPFEQHIKNNAETNKYEGWPEVLEMEGCIPARQE; encoded by the exons ATGATGAGATTTGGAG GAGTCCTGAAGCTGGCTGTGGTGGTTTTCgtctttttctttgctgtgttCCTTGTCTTCCAGCTCATGGaaataaacattgattttaACTTTGGAAATATATTTG CAAAGAATCCAAACTTTGGCGATAACC ccaccagaccccctcgGTACAAATGCGGCCTGTCCAAACCATGTCCCGAGGGACACTTTGCCTTTAAGATGGCCAGTGGTGCTGCCAGTGTGGTGGGACCCAAAATTTGCCTGGAAGACAACAT ATTGATGAGCGGAGTGAAGAACAATGTGGGAAGAGGAATTAACATTGCCTTGATCAATG GAAAAACTGGGGAACTCATTAAGACCGATTTCTTTGACATGTGGGCGGGAG ACGTCAACACTCTGATAAAGTTTCTGAAGACCATCGAGGACGGGACCGTTGTGATGATGGCCACCTTTGATGACTCGGCCACCAA ACTCAATGCCGATGCAAAGAAGATGATTGCTGACCTGGGCAGCTCCAGCATCAGCACTCTGGGCTTCAGAGACAACTGGATCTTTGTGGGTGGAAAAGGGATCAAATCCAAGAGTCCATTTGAGCAG cACATAAAGAACAACGCCGAAACCAATAAGTATGAGGGCTGGCCAGAGGTGCTGGAGATGGAGGGCTGCATCCCCGCCAGACAAGAGTGA